CCAATTCTTCTCGCTGCTTCTCCAAGATCACGTGCACCACAAACAAATGGTACTTCATAGTCACTCTTTAATAAGTGGAACTCATCATCTGCCGGAGATAACACTTCACTTTCATCAATATAGTCCACTTTCATCGCTTCTAGCAAACGCGCTTCCGAGATATGACCAATTCTTGCCTTTGCCATCACTGGAATCGACACAGCTGCTTGTACTTCTTCAACAATGCGTGGGTCTGCCATTCTCGCCACTCCACCAGCCGCTCTGATATCCGACGGAACACGTTCAAGTGCCATAACTGCAATTGCACCTGCCGCCTCCGCTATTTTTGCTTGCTCCCCATTAATTACATCCATAATCACGCCACCATATTTCATATCCATTTATTCTTCCCCCTTTTCTTATTGTTCAGTATAATTGATATTGACATGATTCAAATACTCAGATTCATATAAAATGAAGGGGTCAGATAAAATTGAATATTGATATGCTGTTAATCGAGCTAAGTAAAGAAGCACCAATCCCATTGTATGAACAGATTTATAACCAAATTCGACAAGATATTATTCAAGGTAAATTACAAGTTGGAATGAAACTACCTTCCAAACGTAAATTAGGAGAGTTTTTAAACGTCAGCCAGACGACAATTGAACAAGCGTATGGTCAGTTAAGCGCTGAAGGTTTTATTTTATCACGCCCAAGAAAAGGATTTTACGTTCAAGCAATTGATGAACTGGCTTATGTACAACCGAAAAAGGAAGTTTTCAAAACTGCTCCAATAAAAAAAGAAACCATTAATATTGATTTTTCACCCGGTCATATAGACACAATCAATTTTCCATTCTCACAGTGGAGGAAGTTTGCAAAAGAAACCATTGATGAATCATCCAATCATCTTTTACTGCTTGGCCATCCACATGGCGATATTGAACTACGACAAGAAATTGCCCAGTATTTATATCACTCGCGTGGGGTCGATTGTACACCCGAGCAAATTATTATCGGTTCTGGTACAGAGCAGCTTATGCCGCTTGTTATTCGTATTTTAGGAAAAGATGCATCCTTTGCGATTGAAGATCCTGGTTATCCATTAACGCACCATGTCTTTTCCCACAATAATCGGCAAGCCATTCCAATCCCGGTAGATAATGAAGGAATGGACGTAGATGCGCTTCAACAAGTCGATGCATCTGTGGCCTATGTAACACCATCACATCAGTTTCCAACTGGTACAGTACTATCAGCAGCACGTAGAATTGCCCTTTTAAACTGGGCTTCCATGAAAGCGCACCGTTTTATTATTGAAGACGATTATGACAGTGAATTTCGTTATACAGGCCGCCCCATCCCCGCATTGTATGGCATGGATAACGGGGAAAATGTGATTTACATCAGTACGTTCTCTAAATCATTAATGCCTTCTTTACGGATTGCTTATATGGTACTGCCAAAAGTTTTGCTAAGAAGATATCAAGATGCTTTTATCCATTATGTCTCTACAGTCCCACGTTTAGATCAGCATATTTTAGCGCGCTTTATGAGAGATGGACAATTTTCAAGACATTTAAATCGGATGCGTACAATCTACAAGCGGAAATTACAAACATTAATGGATGCACTAACCCCATATGAACCAATTGTTTCTTATTATGGCGAAGAAACAGGTATGCATATTACCATCGATGTACAAACGAATGATAATGAGGAGAGCCTAGCGGAGAGAGCCCTTTCAGCTGGCATTCGGATTTATGGGCTGAACACATATCGAACGAAAAAAAAGACCGGTACACCTTCTTTCCTGATCGGTTTTGGAGGTCTATCCGACGAAGAGATTATTACTGGAACACAAAAACTTATGGCCGCTTGGGGAATTACCGAAAAGTAAGTGTTCTCCAATTGCTACTTGTTAATAACGCATTTAAGACTTACCCGATAGCAATTTCTATCAAAAAAAGGAATGACCTAATTAGGCCACTCCTTTTTATTTTTATGAAAATAATCCTTTTACAAAACCAGTCGTACTATCCCAAATGCTTACAAAAAATGAACCTGTTGCACGCATACTTAATTTAAACCAACCTGCTTTTTCTACTGTTTCTGTAGCAACGACTTCTCCCGCGTACTGATTACTATCAATAAAGCCGTAATCCGTGCCTTCCGTTCGTACCATGTTGATATGACCGACAACTGTTCCTTTTTTTACAGGTGCTTCAAGTTTTCCGTCTGTCAATTTCGATTCATCTATTACAAGTTCAGGCTTGTACAAATCTTTTTCACTCGTTTTCACCATCATTGTAACCGAATCTTTCACGGCTATTTTAACGGAATCATTTTTCCCTTTATTAACATCAATTGTCTTTTGTTCTTCAAATTCATAACCTGCCGGCACAAGTTCAACTTCAGAAAACTGACCAAATCCATAGTCAAACAATGCACGAGTAGCTTCAAATCGAGCTTTATAAGAACCGTTTCCATCCGCATCGACTGCTTTCATCACAACAGCAATTAATCGTTTTCCGTTACGCTTTGCTGTCCCTGTGAAAGTATATCCTGCAAAGTTCGTCGTTCCTGTCTTTAACCCGTCTACCCCTTCATATTCATACACAAAGCCAGGCAGCATGAAGTTCCAGTTATCCATTTTAGTGGCATCGTCAGTCCCTTCACGGAACCATTTCGTATTGATTTTTGTCGTTTCCAATACTTCCGGATAATCATGAATTAAATGATATGCTAGTTTCGCAACCGATTTCGCCGGCATGACGTTTTCATCTTTCTCGCCAGTGCCTGCAGGATGCATTCCTTGCAAATCTTCATTATTTAAACCCGTTGAGTTG
This window of the Sporosarcina ureilytica genome carries:
- a CDS encoding PLP-dependent aminotransferase family protein, coding for MDMLLIELSKEAPIPLYEQIYNQIRQDIIQGKLQVGMKLPSKRKLGEFLNVSQTTIEQAYGQLSAEGFILSRPRKGFYVQAIDELAYVQPKKEVFKTAPIKKETINIDFSPGHIDTINFPFSQWRKFAKETIDESSNHLLLLGHPHGDIELRQEIAQYLYHSRGVDCTPEQIIIGSGTEQLMPLVIRILGKDASFAIEDPGYPLTHHVFSHNNRQAIPIPVDNEGMDVDALQQVDASVAYVTPSHQFPTGTVLSAARRIALLNWASMKAHRFIIEDDYDSEFRYTGRPIPALYGMDNGENVIYISTFSKSLMPSLRIAYMVLPKVLLRRYQDAFIHYVSTVPRLDQHILARFMRDGQFSRHLNRMRTIYKRKLQTLMDALTPYEPIVSYYGEETGMHITIDVQTNDNEESLAERALSAGIRIYGLNTYRTKKKTGTPSFLIGFGGLSDEEIITGTQKLMAAWGITEK
- a CDS encoding serine hydrolase, producing MKQRMRNLLVLLIVPFMLISTVGINPAAANDKLGIHVDGAILIDADTGKILYEENADTPLGIASMTKMMTEYLLFEAIAEGKITWEQEYKVNEYTYAISQDGRLSNVPLRADGTYTIKELYEALAIYSANAATIAIAETIAGTETAFLKLMNEKAEELGLEGYKFVNSTGLNNEDLQGMHPAGTGEKDENVMPAKSVAKLAYHLIHDYPEVLETTKINTKWFREGTDDATKMDNWNFMLPGFVYEYEGVDGLKTGTTNFAGYTFTGTAKRNGKRLIAVVMKAVDADGNGSYKARFEATRALFDYGFGQFSEVELVPAGYEFEEQKTIDVNKGKNDSVKIAVKDSVTMMVKTSEKDLYKPELVIDESKLTDGKLEAPVKKGTVVGHINMVRTEGTDYGFIDSNQYAGEVVATETVEKAGWFKLSMRATGSFFVSIWDSTTGFVKGLFS